From a region of the Epinephelus fuscoguttatus linkage group LG21, E.fuscoguttatus.final_Chr_v1 genome:
- the fastkd3 gene encoding FAST kinase domain-containing protein 3, mitochondrial: MALNMIRKFPLLGQFGIQRYPLVGPVCSTRLLSTCSKGQSVCVACRCTSAGGCTRRQGCQKLQSDCGTRSLTTIVKEPIYVASSSVGLHRDSGPRFRLTQLHLPTAAEEEAFQQRLGSCSSSRQVFALLRSVEILSDTMAAAALNRVADLEQEGNSLKNPAVLEKDTIRALCFQLEQDSGRLTDAGLVSALLACTRLFLDPWSTLMVRLVSESQERLDRGQMSIGQLCTLGQAMLAIEGPDCVMLEQVMEQMQKQEPAQWSLADLIAAYRLLQGGISEDGKYQDLLNAMHTHAVTVTSSMDPPAVSGVLSALMTLNQTHAMPLVINLCKQAVRHVPHFTDEELTVVLGALMHFGHSDHYFVQAMERYVPTIAFTSHPETVTKVAQFFARRSILSPTVFDAVAESFVYRADDYSTSQVTRQIMALGKLSYLPPNAGEVFRKVETILRTRFSHFQPRTLLNLLHSCTLVERFPVNFVSKVFSSYFLQQLQEQDTGTDRIVLAQLTQLYLTLKLECPSYQGPKLLPKYRVKSFLMSGPSLETPVDAHLYNSVKNGLVDLLGARSYFGSKVLTPYCYTLDVEIKLDEDGYVLPASHIDEVYKRIALCIDGQRRFTTNTRQLLGKEAIKQRHLRLLGYEVVQIPYYEFEKLQDKTSVVEYLHQKIFPLTYRLSW, from the exons ATGGCTCTGAACATGATCCGAAAGTTTCCGCTGCTGGGGCAGTTCGGGATTCAACGTTACCCTCTTGTTGGACCTGTCTGCTCCACCAGGCTCCTGAGCACCTGCAGTAAAGGTCAATCCGTATGTGTAGCCTGCCGTTGTACCTCAGCAGGCGGCTGCACCCGGAGGCAGGGCTGCCAGAAGCTCCAGTCGGACTGCGGTACAAGGAGCCTGACCACCATCGTGAAGGAGCCGATCTACGTCGCTAGCAGCTCTGTAGGACTCCACAGAGACTCAGGCCCCCGGTTCCGTCTGACCCAGCTGCACCTACCCACAGCTGCAGAAGAGGAGGCTTTCCAGCAGCGTCTTGGGAGCTGCTCCTCATCCCGGCAGGTCTTCGCCCTGCTGCGCTCAGTGGAGATCTTGTCCGACACTATGGCTGCAGCAGCTCTTAACCGTGTGGCCGACCTGGAGCAGGAGGGGAACTCTCTGAAGAATCCTGCAGTGCTGGAGAAGGACACGATCAGAGCTCTGTGCTTCCAGCTGGAGCAGGACTCTGGGCGACTGACGGATGCCGGACTAGTATCAGCTCTCCTGGCTTGCACTCGCCTCTTCTTGGATCCTTGGAGCACGCTTATGGTGCGGCTGGTGTCTGAGAGCCAGGAGAGGTTAGACAGAGGACAGATGAGCATAGGGCAGCTGTGTACTCTGGGTCAGGCGATGCTGGCTATAGAGGGTCCTGACTGTGTGATGCTGGAGCAGGTGATGGAGCAAATGCAGAAGCAGGAGCCTGCCCAGTGGAGCCTCGCAGATCTCATTGCTGCTTATAGGTTGCTGCAAGGTGGCATTAGTGAAGATGGAAAATATCAGGACCTGCTGAAcgccatgcacacacatgccgTGACAGTCACCTCCAGCATGGATCCTCCTGCTGTTAGTGGAGTACTCAGTGCTCTCATGACCCTAAACCAGACACACGCCATGCCTCTTGTCATCAATCTGTGTAAGCAGGCTGTACGACATGTACCTCACTTCACCGATGAGGAGCTCACTGTTGTTCTCGGGGCCCTAATGCACTTTGGTCACAGTGATCATTACTTTGTGCAGGCGATGGAGAGGTATGTGCCCACAATAGCCTTCACCTCCCACCCAGAGACAGTTACCAAGGTGGCACAGTTCTTTGCCCGGAGAAGCATTCTGTCCCCAACTGTCTTTGATGCTGTTGCAGAGAGCTTTGTGTACCGAGCAGACGACTACAGCACCAGCCAGGTGACCAGGCAGATCATGGCGCTCGGAAAGCTCAGCTACCTTCCTCCCAACGCTGGTGAGGTATTCAGGAAAGTTGAAACCATCCTGCGCACTCGCTTTTCACACTTCCAGCCCCGAACACTGCTTAATCTGCTCCACTCCTGCACGCTGGTGGAGAGGTTCCCTGTAAATTTTGTCTCCAAGGTTTTCAGCAGTTACTTCCTCCAGCAACTGCAAG AGCAGGACACAGGGACGGACCGGATCGTCCTGGCACAGCTGACCCAGCTCTACTTGACTTTGAAGTTGGAGTGTCCGTCCTATCAG GGTCCTAAGCTCCTCCCCAAGTACCGTGTCAAGTCTTTCCTCATGTCTGGACCCTCCCTGGAGACGCCAGTGGACGCACACCTGTACAACTCTGTTAAAAATGGACTGGTGGATTTGCTCGGGGCTCGTTCATACTTTGGATCCAAAGTTCTGACACCGTACTGCTACACACTCG ATGTGGAGATAAAACTTGATGAAGACGGGTATGTGCTGCCCGCCAGTCATATTGATGAAGTATACAAAAG GATAGCTCTTTGTATTGACGGACAAAGGAGGTTCACTACAAACACGAGGCAGCTACTTGGAAAAGAAGCCATCAAGCAGCGACACTTGAGGCTCCTGGGATATGAAGTTGTTCAG ATTCCCTACTATGAATTTGAAAAACTGCAAGACAAGACCAGCGTGGTGGAGTATCTGCACCAAAAAATCTTCCCTCTCACCTACAGGCTGAGCTGGTGA
- the chmp5b gene encoding charged multivesicular body protein 5, whose translation MNRIFGRGKPKGPPPNLTDCIGTVDSRADSVEKKIAKLDAELMKYKDQMKKMRDGPSKNMVKQKAMRVLKQKRMYESQKDNLMQQSFNMEQANYTIQTLKDTKTTVDAMKVGLKDMKKAYKHVKIDQIEDLQDDLADMMEDANDIQEALGRSYGTPEVDDADLEAELDALGDELLMDDDSSYLDEASSAPAIPEGMPGDKSVNRDGVLVDEFGLPQIPAT comes from the exons ATGAACAGAATATTTGGAAGAGGAAAACCCAAAGGTCCACCGCCGAACCTTACCGACTGCATAGGAACC gtTGATTCTCGGGCAGACTCTGTTGAGAAGAAGATTGCCAAATTAGATGCTGAACTTATGAAGTACAAGGACCAGATGAAAAAGATGAGAGATGGGCCCTCAAAG AACATGGTCAAGCAAAAGGCTATGAGAGTTCTGAAGCAGAAGAGAAT GTACGAGAGCCAGAAAGATAACCTCATGCAGCAGTCTTTCAACATGGAACAAGCAAACTACACAATCCAGACCCTTAAAGACACTAAAACCACC GTTGATGCCATGAAAGTTGGCCTTAAAGACATGAAGAAAGCCTACAAGCATGTGAAGATTGATCAGATTGAG GATCTTCAAGATGACCTTGCAGACATGATGGAGGATGCCAATGACATCCAGGAGGCGCTGGGAAGAAGCTATGGCACGCCTGAAGTTGATGATGCTGACTTGGAAGCAG AGCTAGATGCTTTGGGAGATGAGCTGCTCATGGATGACGACAGCTCCTACCTGGATGAAGCTTCATCTGCTCCTGCCATCCCAGAAGGCATGCCTGGCGACAAGTCCGTCAACAGG gATGGCGTCCTTGTGGACGAGTTTGGCCTTCCTCAGATTCCTGCTACATAA
- the myl12.1 gene encoding myosin, light chain 12, genome duplicate 1, producing MSSKKAKGKTTKKRPQRATSNVFAMFDQSQIQEFKEAFNMIDQNRDGFVDKEDLHDMLASLGKNPTDEYLEAMMMEAPGPINFTMFLTMFGEKLNGTDPEDVIRNAFACFDEEGTGFIQEDYLRELLTTMGDRFTDEEVDELFREAPIDKKSNFNYVEFTRILKHGAKDKDD from the exons ATGTCCAGCAAAAAAGCAAAGGGAAAGACCACGAAGAAGCGCCCTCAGCGCGCGACTTCCAATGTCTTCGCCATGTTTGACCAGTCTCAGATCCAGGAGTTCAAAGAGGCTTTCAACATGATTGACCAGAACCGTGATGGGTTTGTGGACAAAGAGGATCTTCATGACATGCTGGCCTCATTGG GGAAAAATCCAACAGATGAGTACCTGGAGGCCATGATGATGGAAGCTCCTGGACCCATTAACTTCACCATGTTCCTCACCATGTTTGGAGAGAAACTCAATGGCACAGACCCTGAGGATGTGATCAGAAATGCGTTTGCTTGCTTTGATGAGGAGGGAACAG GTTTCATCCAGGAAGATTACCTCAGAGAGCTGCTCACAACAATGGGTGACCGGTTTACAGATGAGGAGGTGGACGAGCTCTTCAGAGAGGCCCCCATCGACAAGAAAAGCAACTTCAACTACGTGGAGTTCACACGCATCCTAAAGCACGGTGCCAAGGACAAGGACGATTAA